GGGTTTTGCAGTGTAATGTgcaataaacaacaaaaaaataattctgcagcAATTACAGCTTGGACTTGTTCCATACGTTGAGGCTGTAAATCTGTTTCACCTCAGAAATGACAGTGAAATGTAGAAGAAATGAATCTGCTGTGCACCTCCTGACAAACAACAAAGTCAGCAAAGGGACACCAGGCTGATCCCAAATGGatccagagctgggagagaagcACTCAGATCACAGAGGTTCAGTGATGAAGGGCTTGACAAGTTCCAGCAGAGTCCAGCACCCTCAGGAGATGTCTCAGAAAACCCCAGAggtccctgagctgctgggacTCCTCAGCTCTGGCCAGCAAGAATGGAACAATCCCCAGGGATGGGCATCAGGAAATTCCTCTCCACAAAACCAAACACTCAGGCCCTGACATTCCACCAGGCAGAGCAACAAGAAAAGCTTAGCTTCAAATAAGAGcatgtataaaatatataaacctCAACTAGCAGGATAGATTCCAGACAGATcacatcaaatattttaaagttaacAACACTGTAAAAATCCTGGTCTCCAAAACCCCCAGATCTTGACTGTCTCCAGCCCTGCTAATCCCAAGtccaagcagcagcaggaatattTCACATTTGCTCCTGGTTACTCAGCTCAGGGCCATCATCTGTGGACACAAAAGGAAAGCAGCTCGGGTCTGCCATCCTGCTGAGAGGCTGCTGGACACCCAGCTAGAAAAAGCAGCTTTATTTGGAAGCTGAGCAGATCTGAGCTGAGTCTGAACAAATGCAGGACTTCACTCGGCCCTTTTCAGGCTCCAGCAGCAATGCAGACTGAAAGTTTAATAACAGGAATGAGTAACACTCCTGAAGTGGAAAAAATGATGAACAGATGCCTGGAACTCCAGGGACGGGATAATTGAcaaggttaaaataaaaaagcaccatgaatttttaaatttaagtgCATCCATCCCATCCAATTTGTCAGGTGAGtttctgctcccactgctgtggGACTTacacagccaggctgagcagaaAGAGGATTTCATGAATGactccaggcagcagctggagcaggatgcTGGGGTTTCATGCTCCTGGGCTgcctgcacagggacatcagggaccAGAAACAGCTCCAGGGATTTGTGGCACAAGtccacaccccaaaaccactaGTCTGAAGGAGTTCCATTCCCTCTCAGGGCAGAATAAGGCCCTTTCAGAGTACACCTGTGTTCTGTGTCCTTCCCCAGCGAGTTCCAGGAGCTGGAATTCCCTCAGGACACCATCTGTTTTGTTGCAGACTCGTTTCTGTGGTCCCTGTTCTGTGACCACCTGCTCTAAGCTCCCCCATAAGGATTTCAAGAGGAAATGGAAGCTTTAAACACAGCAGGTTTAACTctgagtccctgtcccaggcacACAATCCTCAGGCTGGCAGCtcatcccttccctctgctcaaGGCTTAGGAATGTTTGGAACTGCAGCAAACTGAGCTGACCCTTCTGTCCCTCAAGGAGGGAGCAAACAAAGCTGATGGAGagtgcagagctgccagctgagCAGGGAACCCCCAGCCAGCCCATCAGACCTGTCACACATCAGCCCCACTGGCTGCTCTCTGGTTTGCCTCACACAGCCTCTCGACAGACATTAGGTATCAATTAGCCCGGCTGTTTAATTGGCAGGGGTATGTCAGTCAGGCTAGAGgggaaaataatatttccatTGAAGTAACTGTGTTCCCACAGCACAAATCCTCGGAGATAAAAGCCCAATTATCAAAAGTACCTGCAGGGAAAACAAGCTTGATGTGCCAATTGAGCTGGCCAACACCGATCTGGTGGAGTAAGGAATAAGAGATGAGCCAGGTGGAAAATGCAGGAGAAGGGCAGAACTGTGGAACAGTTTTTGTTCCACACATCTCTCCACGCAGAGTCACAGCACACAACACCACCATCAGTGCCAGGGTGAACCACTGCACCTCACAGAGCCAGCTCCCTCTGAACTTCCCAGGagcagaggcaaagctgggacGTTTCCATGCTGACAgatccccagggctgtgcctgcacggggctgtgagcagagctgaACTCAGCTCCACACCAGCCCTGCCTCCACGCTTGGAATTGGAGATTAAAGCAAAAGCCAAGCACTtgacaggaaaaacaaaaccaaaccacctGTTCTGGCACCAGCAAACCCCAGTGAACTCCCTGGAGAGGCAGAGGTCGCTCCACAGAAGAGCTGCCAAGGACAGATGAGCTGATTTTCTCACGTTTTCCTCCTGCCTTCCACCAGAGTATTTCTGGTGCCTCACAACAGAGCTGTGAGCTAGGGGAGCAGCAGATCCTGAGCCAGAAATGAAGCAACCTGCTCCAGGCTGCATAGCAAACAAAAACCAGGaacacagctccacacatctcctGGAGATCTCATCCCACCACTGCACAATTCTGCCTTCTCTAGGTGGTCATAAGTGACATTTTTCCATGTGATCATAAATGACATTTTCCCATGTGATCATAAATGACACTTTCCtaataaaaagcaaatgaaGCCCCTGAGTCCTGGTGGACCAAGAGAGGATGAGACAAGGCTCAGGCCCAACTTACCTTACCAGTGCATCTGGTTTGCTTAGCTGGTTATTAGGAATACAGTTTTCCATTAAGTCCTTATGTGTGCTCGGGCTCTTGCTGGcacatttctgttttttctcatttttagaggatgaggaggggatgCTCCCGTTGGTTGCACTGTGGCTGCGGGGTGAGGAGTTCACAACCCCACTGACATTTTTGTAGTTTTTGGACGAGGCAGTGCATGAGTCCTCTTTCAAGAGGTTTTCTGTACTTCCTACAAGATCATTATTTAATCTTTTACTATTGATATGGTTTTCCATATATTCAATTTCTTGTATTTTAGAGTCTACAGGTTGCAAAATATTGTTGTTTATTCCAAGGTTGTGTTTCTTTGCatctttgtccttttctttccctttttctcgATACTCCAGCTCTGGCAACgttgcagagatttttttattggCTGGAATTCCTCCATTGTGCTGCAGGAGTATTGAGGAATCCATATCAGATAATCCTTTGGCTGCTGCAACaccaaagtgaaaaaaaaccaacttagTTCATTAAATCCATCAATACCAtgccacagaaagaaaaatcattatGGACACATCCATCATTCCTGCAGGAAACAATCAGTATTGGAAATTCTCTAGAAAAGAGAATCCAAAGTCACCTATTTTAAGGCTTTTTGCCTCATTCTAGGCAGGAAAGAGGGATTTAATAATAAATACCAGAGCTTCACACAACGCTGACTGACCAGATTGATGCAGCTGCTAATGAAGAACTGGGCAGAGGGGCCACAATTCCCTTTTCTTGCCATATTAACCCCTCCAAACTGATTTCATTTCTGAGCTCACCACACTCCCACCAAagcaggccaggctggagcagcacacCAGGGCTTTGTTTCCCTTGGAACAGCAGAGAACAGAGCACACATGAGGGAATCACTTGCCTTCCTCTGCCTCCCTCTCTTGCCTTTGCAGcatctgctgctctgggggcagtgcctgctgcaggagctgcatgTAGAACTCGTTCTCCTTCTGCACCTCCTTCTGCTTCCTCAAACGCATCTTGTAGCTGACGTAACTTTTAAAGCCAAAGCCCAAAGTCACAACAGGGTAGCCAATGctaaggtgaaaaaaaaaaaaaagcaatattaTGAATCAAACTGCAGCCATGATAGCAAATTAATCAAGTACAGACAATTCATATACACATATTTGTATATATGCGTGAAAACTTCCATAGGAACTGATTTATAAAGTGGTTTTTGCTGTTGCACAGGAGCTTTCAAGAAATGCTTGGAATATCCACACTGCAAATTCCTCCCAGCACAGAAAGGTGGCACTGGGTCCTTGTTTACACACATTTCTCATGGAGCATTTCGTGGCAGAAATGTGGGGGAAAACTGAACAGCCAAGGCCTGAACCCAAACAAAAAGCCCCGATTATTCATTTTCCTGGTGAAATAAAGGTTAACAGGAAAAGAACAGAGAAGCACTCACCAGTGTGCTGCAAATGGACGACAAAGGTCCACATGGAagttttttaaatctttaaatCTGATGGCTGCTTCAATATAAACAAAAAGTATCCACAGTGATACTGTTGGTAAGCACACACCTCTTTCTGTGGAGGGAAGAGAAACAGAGGCACCTCAGGGACAGAGTAAAGGCAGCAAGGAtttgaaagttatttttaaaacatttcaggaGTCTGAGGAAACAAACCTTAaagatttttataaaaaaagaaagaaaaagtaagttCTCATCAACTTTGATGAGCACTGAAAATGAGTAATTCCTCAAGTTGCcatgaattaaaatattaaatcagCTCAACAGCTACAGCTAAAACTGGCCCTTCAGGTTCTTCCTTCTAAGCATCAACCCTGAACAACTTCAGATAAGGTTTTAACATATTAATACAGCTCCAAAAATAGCCCCAGATCCTGCAGGTATTTGAAATTGGGCAGCAAGTGGCTCACAGCACCTGCCATCAGCTCCCACACTGCTGTTATTAGCATAATATAAATTGTCACAGAGCTGAGGGAGGGATGATCCACAGCACCCTGCAAACCCCTGGCATCAAGGCTAGCACAAAATGTTCCACAAATCCCAAGAATCTGGGGAGTGAAAAGTtgcccctaaaaaaaaaaattaattaaatttgatTCCTAAAATGTTTTGATTGATGGAAGGAACTAAACCACCTCCCCCAGCTCCACTGCTTCGTCCAGACCCAGGGATTTGTGAGAACAAACTCGGGGAGAAAAGGGCAGCAGAGGGGGACAAGAATTCTCCATGGAAGCCTCAAACTGTCAGGGCAGCCTCGGGTATCACCAGCTCAGAAACTGCACCCAGCTGACCCAAAGCTTTGCTAAAGCAGAGTTAAACTCACTGAAATAACTGGTATTTGAACATTATTAACTGAATTATCAGCACACCAACTGAGTGTGGAAGAACAGAGCACTGTCACAAACTTGTCCTGTGTGCTCTGCAATTGCTGAATCACTGCGGGAGAGTTTTAAAGGcaggaatttaatttttatttaactgcTCTGGAATTCCTGTTTATTCCCCTCTAGTTCCTGCTTACTGGAGATGCACCCCaagtgcaaaacaaaaaaaccaaaccaaaatttTTAACTCTAAAATAACTACATTAAGTGAGGCACCAGCAGAAGGGGTTTTGTTCCTAAAAGATATGAGATACACACGGAGTCCTGGAAATTATCAATAAAGAAGagttggaaaaaaagaaattataaatgaGTCAGgaagttgtaaataaagaataaagcCCACCTGTGTGCCACACATACTGTACCCACACATAGGTGCTGGCAGCAAAGAACAGCCACTGGATTGGGATGAAGAGCAGACAGATGATGTTGGAGGTGAATgctacacacacaaaaaatactGAGAAGGCCTGAAAGAAAGGAGGGAGGGGGATAAAGAAGAGGCCTTGGTTATTCCAAGCCAAATATAGTTTttcatatatattaaaatatgtataatacattttatataaaatatttattagttaTAATTTTATCACACAGCAATATTtctaatattaaatatttaagttaaatatatttaacatataaaatgttttatgtataaatatgtaaatattaaaatacgtataatacattttatataaaatatttattagttaTAATTTTATCACACAGCAATATttgtaatattaaatatttaagtgaaatatatttaacatattaaaatatgttttctatataaatatataaatattttatatggctatatatatttataaattttttaaaatatagtcaTCTATATAGCCCAAATATAGATAGgtctgtgtgtatatatacacacacacagatatatttcatatatttatatttaatatatttatatataatacagttacaatataatatatatttaatatatttatatatagttatatgtatattttttaatatataaaaatatttaaaagtctaTATaacaaggttttttttaaataatacagAAAGCCTTGCCTGTTTACACACACACAAGGTTACATATAATTCTGATTAATTCAAACCCAGCGCAGGCATTTTAAACAGTATTTCTCTGTGGTGAAATCTGGGTGAATCTTTATTTCACCGTGGGTATCCCacccagcagagaggggaggctggcagtgcccctgGCAGCTGGCACGGTGGCATTGCCCGGGAAGGCTCCGTGCCCACTCACCAAGCCCTGGTATCGGAAGGAATCGTAAACGCTCCTGATGAAGAGCCAGAAGGGCCACAGGTACTCAAACCTGAACTCCAgcacaaaatctgccagcagcaccagggcccACACCACCAGGAACTTCAGGTACAGGAAGGTGCTGGGGGGAGAGAAAAAGGACATTTCAGGTCAGCATTTCCAACAGGGAAactcccttttctttttaaaattaaaatattcagaattaaaACTATGGACAACTGTAATACATAGAAGGAAATGAcagccaaaataattttgtaaaataaatttaggtttgttttattattattattattccatTACAGCAGGCCTGGCCTAATGAAGCTAACACTGaactacatttatttttcccaatAAACAGCAGGGTCACTGCTCATCAGCACCCATCTCCCTTTGCATTGTCACACACTCAAGTCCTGCCACAGGTAACTTCTCCCAGCTGGAATCTTCCTTTTCCAGTCCTCTCCTCCAGGAATTTTGGTGTTGCCCCTCCTCAGCAGGCTGCAGATGTTCCCTCATTTAACACGGACTGCAACACCAATAAACTGAGATGTATTTTAACCCTACAGCAATTTCAAGTGTTTTGATACTGAGTTATGAGTGTTGGATTTCTATGAAGGCAAATGGAtcccttaaaaacaaacaaaagcccaGAAAAATGGAAGCACACAAGGCCTGAGACCAGCCTaacttctatttttaattattcctgAGCCACATTCCCATGTTCTGAGTCCTGCATTTTGAACCACTGATGATCATTCTTGGCAACAGAGCCTAAAAACATTGTGAGCTCATACCCAAGTAACACTTGAGGCATCAGCCCAATCCATTTTTccaaaaaacaagcaaaacccattttttccccaaagccACCACCCCAGATCTGTCACTCCAGCTCCCCAATACCTTGCTGCACTCTATTGGgttacaacaacaacaaaaaaaagggttaaaaatacttttttctcatttaaatcaaatgcaaattttccttttagtaacttgttttccctcctctggcaccctggcagcacagccagcagaacTTTGCCCTGGAATGTTTGGTGGGAGGTGCCAAGGGTTTGCACCCAGTGCCAGGCAGGGTcgagctcctgccctgctcggGGCTTTTTTAGGAACTTCTCCAGAGCTCTGGGGAAGAGCCAAAACACCAAATttccagggaaggagctgggtaCCAGCAGAGACTTGGAAATGAGTGAACTCGTGCAATTCTCAGCCAGGTTCAGGCGCAGAGCACGGGGCTGGGAAAATATTTGGATTTCTGGGGAGCCAGAGTGAGTGGCATGTGCCTGAGAGTGCCCTTCCCAACAGAACGggctgggaaaaaataaatccaaaggctccaggaagCACTGCAGAGGAATGGAAACAAAACTCATGGCACATACTGGGAAAAGTTAAGGAAGAGCTGTTTGCAGTTCTGAGGGACCCAGCCCCAGGCACAAATTACTGcttgagaaaaatgaaactaCAGTGACAAAACCCTCACACCCAACAAAATATCCCACACCAAAACCCCTTAAATGGTCACACTGTCCTGGTGTCCATGCTTCCACAGGCTGCCTTTCCCTGTTTATTTACAGTGTAGATCCTCACCAGAAATCTGTTAAAAGCAGCTGCATTCAGAGAATATTTGACATTAAAGGTGACATTTGGGTCCAGACTCTGCAATTGCACCTGTGCAACTCCTCAGATCTGAGAAATCCTATAAAATCAtgccagccaggaattccttgctcAGCTTGGCTGTGTTGTGGAGACTTTTCCTGGGTTACTCCCACGGCTATTGTTTATTTTGCTGCCACTGGAAGCCAGGAGGAGACCCCATTTTTCCCAGCAAATGAGGGCTGTCAGGACTAATGCTGCTCAGCCATGAAGTGCCACTCCAAGTGAAAGCATTTCTGAACAAGAGTTCTGTAACACAGCCATTAAAGTGATTTCTGATATTAAATTCATATCAATCCAAGGGCCCCGCTGACACTTAGCACCTTCTAAAGTGGGATTGGAACAATGCAACACTTGTAAGGAGGTTTTGCCAACAGTATTAAAGAGCCTATTTCTCATTGTCT
This is a stretch of genomic DNA from Lonchura striata isolate bLonStr1 chromosome 26, bLonStr1.mat, whole genome shotgun sequence. It encodes these proteins:
- the MACO1 gene encoding macoilin, translating into MKRRSADCSKLRRPLKRNRITEGIYGSTFLYLKFLVVWALVLLADFVLEFRFEYLWPFWLFIRSVYDSFRYQGLAFSVFFVCVAFTSNIICLLFIPIQWLFFAASTYVWVQYVWHTERGVCLPTVSLWILFVYIEAAIRFKDLKNFHVDLCRPFAAHCIGYPVVTLGFGFKSYVSYKMRLRKQKEVQKENEFYMQLLQQALPPEQQMLQRQEREAEEAAKGLSDMDSSILLQHNGGIPANKKISATLPELEYREKGKEKDKDAKKHNLGINNNILQPVDSKIQEIEYMENHINSKRLNNDLVGSTENLLKEDSCTASSKNYKNVSGVVNSSPRSHSATNGSIPSSSSKNEKKQKCASKSPSTHKDLMENCIPNNQLSKPDALVRLEQDIKKLKADLQASRQVEQELRGQLSSLSSAERGARAETGQLRQENELLQNKLHNAVQMKQKDKQMISQLEKKLKAEQEARTFVEKQLMEEKKRKKLEEATAARAVAFAAATRGECTETLRNRIRELETECKKLTLDIKLKEDQIRELEIKVQELRKYKENEKDTEVLMSALSAMQDKTQHLENSLSAETRIKLDLFSALGDAKRQLEIAQGQILQKDQEIKELKQKIAEVMAVMPSISYTAATSTLSPVSPHYSSKFVEPSPSGLDPNASVYQPLKK